In a single window of the Bacillus clarus genome:
- a CDS encoding DNA cytosine methyltransferase, producing the protein MEQAGHKCLGFVEWNKFARKSYEAIHNAKGEWTWHDITTIDYRDIPKSDCWTFGFPCQDISIGGKTQGFDGERSSLFFAVTKLLRQTKEWSPESLPKKLFIENVKNFLSVNGGWDFLKAQVELDEIGYDCEWELLNSREFGVPQNRDRVYIIGHLRTQDRREVFPIRRTIAATPLPRTEGFKIINNTVQGYDYAGENDVINFAFPGSNTRRGRVGRGYFQTLDTQCSQAVLDNGRWRQITPREAFRIQGFPDWAFDAVREVNTDVQLFKQAGNSVTVPVIYEIAKRLI; encoded by the coding sequence ATGGAACAGGCAGGTCATAAGTGCCTTGGATTTGTAGAGTGGAACAAGTTTGCTAGAAAATCATATGAAGCAATTCATAACGCTAAAGGGGAGTGGACATGGCATGACATTACAACAATTGACTATAGAGACATTCCTAAATCCGACTGCTGGACTTTCGGATTCCCGTGTCAAGATATCTCAATTGGAGGAAAAACACAAGGATTTGATGGGGAGAGATCTTCTTTATTCTTTGCAGTTACTAAGTTATTACGTCAAACGAAAGAATGGAGTCCCGAAAGCCTACCTAAAAAATTATTCATTGAAAACGTTAAAAATTTTCTCTCAGTTAATGGAGGGTGGGACTTTCTCAAAGCCCAAGTTGAACTGGATGAAATCGGGTATGACTGTGAATGGGAATTACTCAATTCTAGAGAGTTCGGAGTTCCACAAAACAGAGATCGAGTATACATTATCGGACATCTTAGAACACAAGACAGACGAGAAGTATTTCCTATCAGAAGAACTATTGCAGCAACTCCGTTACCAAGAACAGAAGGATTCAAAATAATTAATAATACTGTTCAAGGCTATGATTATGCTGGGGAAAATGATGTGATTAATTTTGCTTTCCCTGGATCCAATACAAGACGTGGTCGGGTAGGACGAGGGTATTTTCAAACATTAGATACACAATGTTCACAAGCTGTTCTAGACAATGGAAGATGGCGGCAAATAACACCAAGAGAAGCATTTCGGATTCAAGGATTCCCTGATTGGGCATTCGATGCAGTGAGGGAAGTAAATACGGATGTACAGCTTTTTAAGCAAGCAGGGAACTCAGTGACTGTACCAGTCATTTATGAAATAGCAAAGAGATTAATATAA
- a CDS encoding DUF3797 domain-containing protein yields the protein MNIVSTLKLTRKYAECPDCGNDKLGNGEGTLEINDDTFKRTCKCGWKIEVKEGDKK from the coding sequence GTGAACATTGTAAGCACACTTAAGTTAACTAGAAAATATGCAGAATGTCCTGATTGTGGTAATGACAAGCTCGGAAACGGTGAAGGTACTTTAGAAATAAATGACGATACATTTAAGCGAACGTGTAAGTGCGGATGGAAAATTGAAGTGAAAGAGGGGGACAAGAAGTGA
- a CDS encoding DUF723 domain-containing protein gives MVRPKLTFEQVKAKFEERGYELLETEYVKNTAKMRYRCPNHPDKDVSITYSDLRSGSGCRYCGVLKRRHTIDSVREAFKERGYELLETYYKSAHQKLRYRCPSHPDEILSITYGNLRHGHGCSKCGKAKSGTTRSKTHSTLYSKEQRQEARQETARLLDTYCFDCPNKDLPYIGDIEESCYKSCPHGIGLDIRRCGAILAGEDADIVIERYKVRFEKERIDSKEVTV, from the coding sequence ATGGTACGACCTAAATTAACGTTTGAACAAGTGAAGGCGAAGTTTGAAGAACGAGGATACGAGCTATTGGAAACTGAGTACGTAAAAAACACGGCGAAGATGCGATATAGATGCCCGAATCATCCCGACAAAGACGTATCGATTACCTATTCTGATTTGCGTAGTGGTAGTGGTTGTCGATATTGTGGAGTACTGAAACGTAGACATACGATCGATTCTGTTAGAGAGGCCTTTAAAGAACGAGGATACGAGCTATTGGAAACGTATTACAAGAGTGCTCATCAAAAATTACGTTATAGATGCCCGAGCCATCCCGATGAAATCCTTTCAATCACATATGGGAATTTAAGGCATGGTCATGGATGCTCGAAATGTGGGAAAGCAAAGAGTGGGACCACACGTTCAAAAACACATTCTACATTGTACTCAAAAGAACAGCGACAGGAAGCTCGTCAAGAGACTGCGAGATTGTTAGATACGTATTGTTTCGATTGTCCAAATAAAGACTTACCGTATATCGGTGACATCGAAGAGAGTTGCTATAAAAGCTGTCCGCATGGAATCGGATTAGATATACGAAGATGTGGTGCAATATTAGCCGGTGAGGATGCTGATATAGTTATTGAACGTTATAAAGTGAGGTTCGAGAAAGAACGGATTGACAGTAAGGAGGTAACGGTATAA
- the fbpA gene encoding Fur-regulated basic protein FbpA, which translates to MYPLLEDQGRLTDKRMQVNDPLLKEIYIEALIRRNIFKMEDGRDLWQASNKELHVKLFELFDKEGME; encoded by the coding sequence ATGTACCCACTATTGGAAGACCAAGGAAGACTAACAGATAAACGAATGCAAGTAAACGATCCATTACTGAAAGAAATATATATCGAGGCGCTAATCCGCCGTAACATATTCAAAATGGAAGATGGGCGCGATTTATGGCAGGCGTCTAATAAGGAATTACACGTTAAGTTATTCGAATTATTTGACAAGGAGGGAATGGAGTGA
- a CDS encoding helix-turn-helix domain-containing protein, producing MNENRDRVVNLNSRKYVNIDYGVLHDTKVFGKVYEKMVYVILCKYADYETKTSYPSVSRIAKECTCSENTVRAAIRRLEELRLVKVEKRVRDDGKGQTSNLYTLLPIPDEFPKFHRPSILIED from the coding sequence ATGAACGAAAATAGAGATCGTGTAGTTAACCTTAATAGTCGTAAATACGTAAATATCGATTACGGTGTATTACATGATACGAAAGTCTTCGGAAAGGTCTACGAGAAGATGGTTTACGTTATTTTATGTAAATACGCAGACTACGAGACGAAAACTTCGTACCCAAGCGTTAGTCGTATCGCTAAGGAATGTACGTGCTCTGAGAATACTGTGAGAGCAGCGATTAGGAGATTAGAAGAGTTACGGTTAGTAAAAGTAGAAAAACGTGTTAGAGACGACGGTAAAGGGCAGACATCGAATTTGTATACATTGTTACCAATACCGGATGAGTTTCCGAAATTTCATCGACCTTCAATACTTATAGAGGACTAA
- a CDS encoding helix-turn-helix domain-containing protein, protein MTYFKAVIDDTHHITKPIDKLIYTILYAGISNDTNSLSPSVSEIAMKARCSERTVRRALRTLQTLNLIDIKPRFDDYGQSTNLYTLLPIPTHFINGVTNGNEDSKEDVA, encoded by the coding sequence GTGACTTACTTCAAAGCTGTTATCGATGACACGCACCATATAACAAAGCCAATCGATAAATTAATCTACACAATTTTGTACGCCGGTATAAGTAATGATACAAACTCGTTAAGTCCTAGCGTATCTGAAATCGCAATGAAAGCGAGATGTTCCGAACGTACGGTACGTAGAGCATTACGAACACTACAAACTCTTAATCTTATCGATATCAAACCACGTTTTGATGATTACGGTCAGTCTACGAATCTATACACGTTATTACCTATACCAACTCATTTTATAAACGGAGTGACAAACGGTAATGAGGATTCAAAGGAGGACGTAGCATGA
- a CDS encoding site-specific integrase: MKGSVLQDKKRGSWYFSFDLGKDPFTGRRRQIKRRGFKTEKEAEDALIKVQAEMLNDEFLDLSQMTYSKYLDEWFEERRIYLQKSTYEIHLIYCENVIKPRLGHFQLQKIEPIHIQKFVNNLVNETSYSSHTVHLVFRIVSASLKKAKTMKLIKTNPATGTTLPKRQRKEMDVWSLAQVNYFIIESKSIKRLTRVYIACVMALLTGMRQGEIMGLRWKDIDFDRNVIYIKQTLTQAAEIKVGAKNASSVRSIHIPDKLVNELRVHRKMILEERLYHGRDYEDNDLIVCTRTGKPMIPRNLRKEFYNLTGKLGLPKIRFHDLRHTHATMLIQQNVNVKLIADRLGHSDIETTLNTYSHVLPDMQKSVSDKLDKIMNI; the protein is encoded by the coding sequence ATGAAAGGTAGCGTATTACAAGATAAAAAAAGAGGAAGCTGGTACTTTTCTTTCGACTTAGGAAAGGACCCGTTTACCGGAAGAAGAAGACAAATAAAACGACGTGGATTTAAAACTGAAAAAGAGGCCGAAGATGCGTTAATTAAAGTCCAAGCTGAGATGTTAAACGATGAGTTTCTCGATCTCTCACAAATGACATACTCTAAATATCTCGATGAGTGGTTCGAAGAAAGACGTATATATCTTCAAAAGTCCACTTACGAAATTCACTTAATTTATTGCGAGAACGTAATCAAGCCGAGACTAGGGCATTTTCAATTACAAAAGATTGAGCCTATTCACATTCAAAAGTTCGTAAACAATCTAGTAAATGAGACAAGTTATTCATCTCACACTGTTCACTTAGTATTTCGAATAGTAAGCGCATCTCTAAAAAAAGCGAAGACAATGAAGCTCATAAAAACTAATCCGGCGACAGGCACTACTTTACCGAAGAGACAGCGTAAAGAAATGGACGTTTGGTCATTAGCTCAAGTAAATTACTTTATAATAGAATCCAAGAGCATTAAGCGTCTCACACGTGTTTATATCGCATGTGTAATGGCATTATTAACTGGTATGCGACAAGGTGAGATAATGGGATTACGTTGGAAAGATATTGATTTCGATAGGAACGTTATTTATATTAAACAAACCTTAACTCAAGCTGCGGAAATAAAGGTCGGGGCTAAGAATGCGTCTAGTGTACGTTCTATCCATATTCCGGACAAACTCGTCAATGAATTAAGAGTACATCGTAAAATGATCTTAGAGGAACGTTTATATCACGGTCGAGACTACGAGGATAATGACTTAATAGTTTGTACACGTACAGGCAAACCGATGATTCCCCGCAACCTAAGAAAAGAGTTTTACAATTTAACGGGCAAACTCGGCTTACCTAAAATACGTTTCCATGATCTACGTCACACCCATGCGACTATGTTGATACAGCAAAACGTTAATGTAAAGCTAATTGCTGATCGGTTAGGTCACTCGGATATCGAAACGACACTCAATACGTATAGCCATGTATTGCCTGATATGCAAAAATCCGTATCTGACAAACTCGATAAAATCATGAATATTTAA